The Pseudanabaena sp. PCC 6802 genomic interval TGTGGGGACACCAGTGCATATCTCCAGTCAGAAGATCGATAATCATGCCGTTATCAGGATCGGCGATCGCGGTAGAGGCATGACCGCAGCTCAAGTTAATGATGTGGGGGGCTATATGCAGTTCGAGCGCACGCTATACGAACAGCAGGGATCGGGACTGGGCTTAGCGATCGTCAAACGCATAACCGAACTCTATGGAGGTAGTTTTCGGATCGAAAGTGAGGTCAACGTCCAAACCACAGTCGAGATTTCCTTACCTGGTTGCTAGACAGCCACTAGTTTGTCAGCTCTTATGCCGTTATCGAGGACTGGCGAGGTATAGCTATGATGTCTTCCGCATTCTGACAATTTGTGCCGGGCAGAATATCAAAAAATCTTTGCGTTCCAGTTAGCTCGATCAGAACTTCCACAGATTCGCTTAAGTCGCACAGCGCCAACCGACCGCCATTAGCCTTAAGGATGGTCAAGGCTGAGATCAGAGCACCCAAACCGCTATTGTCGATGAATGACACGTCATGCATATCTACAACCAAAATATCTGGTTTGCTCTTGGCAGCGACAACAATCTCTTGGAAAAAATCCTCAAAATGGCTGATATCTAGACTGCCAGAAAGCTTGATTGTCTGAACCACAGGACTCATATCAACCTTTACCTTACGCCTCGGAGATTTTAGATTTGGATTCATCAACATGATTGGTCGTTGCAAGAGGGTGTATTTGGAGTGCAGGTGTCACCAACTCAAATTGCTAGATTCTAGCAATTGTGCTTTATGCAGATCTAATTCGGTCGGTTGCGATCGCTATCGCTCTTCCTGCGCGCTGGTTGCGAGTCCATAAAGCAAAATGGCTGCACGATCGGGGCGATCTAGTTTATGCCTGGGGGAGACATGCCAGAATTGCATAACCGCCATAGATAAAGTTACGCGCTTTGGTAGCAG includes:
- a CDS encoding STAS domain-containing protein, coding for MSPVVQTIKLSGSLDISHFEDFFQEIVVAAKSKPDILVVDMHDVSFIDNSGLGALISALTILKANGGRLALCDLSESVEVLIELTGTQRFFDILPGTNCQNAEDIIAIPRQSSITA